The Campylobacter sp. RM10537 genome has a segment encoding these proteins:
- the thrS gene encoding threonine--tRNA ligase: MEKEIIAFLDTEKIVDLQSVQSKNNLKEIYFDNSKESLEVIRHSCAHLMAQAIKILYPEAKFFVGPVIEDGFYYDFRVDSKINEEDLIKIEKKMKELVESKIEIGKYEISKKEALQKFQNDDLKQEVLLRIPDGQVSIYTQGDFEDLCRGPHVPNTKFLRFFKLTRVAGAYLGGDEKREMLTRIYGTAFADKESLKEYLTIIEEAKKRDHRKLGTELKLFTFDDEIGGGLPIWLSNGARLRSKLEQMLYRAHRIRGYEPVRGPELLKADAWKISGHYDNYKENMYFTQIDEQEYGIKPMNCVGHIKVYQSDIRSYRDLPLKFFEYGVVHRHEKSGVLHGLLRVREFTQDDAHIFCMPSQIKDQVLEILNFVDGLMKFFNFTYEMEISTRPQKAIGDLEIWDIATNALKEALDEKGLKYGIDEGGGAFYGPKIDIKITDALKRKWQCGTIQVDFNLPNRFKLEYTDTDNEKKQPVMLHRAILGSFERFIGILTEHCAGEFPFSIAPTAVGIIPISNNHISYAQEINDMLLKLGVDCEIYDKNESLNKKIRIAEKQKLPMILVLGDEELEKRSVALRDRRAKEQRNLSLNDFITLIKEKISEVYF; the protein is encoded by the coding sequence ATGGAAAAAGAAATTATTGCATTTTTAGATACTGAAAAGATAGTTGATTTACAAAGTGTTCAATCTAAAAATAACTTAAAAGAAATTTATTTTGATAATTCTAAAGAAAGCTTAGAAGTAATACGCCATTCTTGTGCGCATTTAATGGCACAAGCGATTAAAATTTTATATCCTGAAGCTAAATTTTTTGTTGGCCCTGTGATAGAAGATGGTTTTTACTATGACTTTCGTGTTGATTCTAAAATCAATGAAGAGGATTTAATAAAAATAGAAAAAAAGATGAAAGAACTTGTCGAATCTAAGATTGAAATTGGCAAATATGAAATAAGTAAAAAAGAAGCTTTGCAAAAATTTCAAAATGATGATTTAAAACAAGAAGTTTTGCTTCGTATTCCTGATGGACAAGTAAGTATTTATACTCAAGGTGATTTTGAAGATTTATGCCGTGGTCCACATGTACCAAATACAAAATTTTTACGCTTTTTTAAACTCACTCGAGTTGCTGGAGCTTATTTGGGTGGTGATGAAAAAAGAGAAATGTTGACACGTATTTACGGGACAGCTTTTGCCGATAAAGAAAGTTTAAAAGAATACTTAACAATCATTGAAGAAGCTAAAAAAAGAGATCATAGAAAATTAGGCACTGAATTAAAACTTTTCACCTTTGATGATGAAATAGGAGGCGGTTTGCCTATTTGGTTAAGCAATGGTGCAAGACTTAGAAGTAAATTAGAACAAATGCTTTATAGAGCCCATAGAATTCGGGGATACGAGCCTGTAAGAGGGCCCGAACTTTTAAAAGCTGATGCATGGAAAATAAGTGGACACTATGATAATTATAAAGAAAATATGTATTTTACACAAATTGATGAACAAGAATACGGCATTAAGCCTATGAATTGTGTTGGGCATATAAAAGTTTATCAAAGCGATATTAGAAGTTACCGAGATTTACCTTTAAAATTCTTTGAATATGGTGTTGTGCATAGACATGAAAAAAGTGGAGTTTTACATGGGCTTTTAAGGGTGCGTGAATTCACTCAAGATGATGCACATATTTTTTGTATGCCAAGCCAAATCAAAGATCAAGTTTTAGAGATTTTAAATTTTGTTGATGGGCTAATGAAATTTTTTAACTTCACTTACGAAATGGAAATTTCTACTAGACCTCAAAAAGCTATAGGAGATCTTGAAATTTGGGATATAGCGACCAATGCTTTAAAAGAAGCTTTAGATGAAAAGGGCTTAAAATATGGAATTGACGAAGGTGGTGGAGCTTTTTACGGACCAAAAATTGATATTAAAATTACTGATGCTTTAAAAAGAAAATGGCAATGTGGAACCATACAAGTAGATTTTAATTTACCAAATCGCTTTAAACTTGAATATACTGATACAGATAATGAGAAAAAACAACCTGTTATGCTTCATCGTGCTATTTTGGGTTCTTTTGAAAGATTTATAGGAATTTTAACCGAGCATTGTGCAGGAGAATTTCCATTTTCTATAGCTCCAACAGCAGTAGGTATCATACCAATTTCAAATAATCATATCTCTTATGCACAAGAAATCAATGATATGCTTTTAAAACTTGGCGTAGATTGTGAAATATATGATAAAAATGAAAGTTTAAATAAAAAAATTCGAATTGCAGAAAAACAAAAATTGCCAATGATTTTGGTTTTAGGTGATGAAGAGTTGGAAAAACGCAGCGTTGCTCTAAGAGATAGAAGAGCTAAAGAACAAAGAAATCTTAGTTTAAATGATTTTATAACTTTAATTAAGGAGAAAATAAGTGAGGTATATTTTTGA
- the infC gene encoding translation initiation factor IF-3, whose product MSKEKEVLLNDEIRADEIRCIGDDGKVYGIISSDEGLEIANRLGLDLVMIAPDAKPPVCKIMDYGKFRYQQEKKQKEAKKKQKVIDIKEIKLSIKIAQNDINYKVKHALEFLSQGKHVRFRVFLKGREMATPEAGIALLEKIWIMIENEANRDKEPNFEGRYVNMLVTPKKS is encoded by the coding sequence TTGAGTAAAGAAAAAGAAGTATTGCTCAATGATGAGATAAGAGCGGATGAAATAAGATGTATAGGTGATGATGGCAAAGTTTATGGCATTATTAGTAGTGATGAAGGTTTAGAAATAGCTAATAGACTAGGGCTTGATCTGGTTATGATAGCCCCTGATGCTAAACCACCTGTATGTAAAATCATGGATTATGGAAAATTCCGTTATCAACAAGAAAAAAAGCAAAAAGAAGCTAAGAAAAAGCAAAAGGTTATTGATATAAAAGAAATTAAGCTTTCGATTAAAATTGCTCAAAATGATATCAATTATAAAGTTAAACACGCTCTTGAATTTTTATCTCAAGGTAAGCATGTAAGATTTCGCGTATTTTTAAAAGGTCGAGAAATGGCTACTCCTGAAGCAGGAATTGCTTTGCTTGAAAAAATTTGGATCATGATAGAAAATGAAGCAAATCGTGATAAAGAACCTAATTTTGAAGGTCGTTATGTCAATATGCTTGTAACGCCTAAAAAATCTTAA
- a CDS encoding EcoRI family type II restriction endonuclease, with the protein MPRENLIQNINQHQPKNKYSKLDDLNIDLAMNKTKEYLEQRFLKEGISNFIDGNYYFEIEKHIEISFMINNIKSTKIRAEFDTTFLNNKIKPDGGVLFLRKQDDPLYKKILLITEAKRQGTNDLRKKEGKNKQATGNAIERLGKNLTGIKAMLNHEKITPFVCFGWGCDFASNEKTVLAKLNVLNEFYYLNKTYIFKTDGNSDHNYFSPVSMYFREEKWEVDEMYAIMKEIAETSLRYYIF; encoded by the coding sequence ATGCCTAGGGAAAATTTAATACAAAATATAAATCAACATCAGCCTAAAAATAAATATTCAAAACTAGATGATTTAAATATTGATTTGGCTATGAATAAAACAAAAGAGTATTTAGAACAAAGATTTTTAAAAGAAGGAATCTCTAATTTTATAGATGGAAATTATTATTTTGAAATAGAAAAACATATAGAAATTTCTTTTATGATCAATAATATAAAATCAACTAAAATTAGAGCTGAATTTGACACTACATTTCTTAATAATAAAATCAAACCTGACGGTGGAGTCCTTTTCTTGAGAAAACAAGATGACCCTTTATATAAAAAAATTCTACTTATTACGGAAGCTAAGCGTCAAGGTACAAATGATTTACGAAAAAAAGAAGGGAAAAATAAACAAGCTACAGGAAATGCCATTGAAAGATTGGGTAAAAATTTAACAGGAATTAAAGCTATGTTAAATCATGAAAAAATTACTCCTTTTGTTTGTTTTGGCTGGGGTTGTGATTTTGCAAGTAATGAAAAAACAGTTTTGGCCAAATTAAACGTTTTAAATGAATTTTACTATCTTAATAAAACTTATATTTTTAAAACCGATGGCAATAGTGATCATAATTATTTTTCTCCAGTAAGCATGTATTTTAGGGAAGAAAAATGGGAAGTAGATGAAATGTATGCTATTATGAAAGAAATTGCTGAAACTTCCTTAAGATATTATATTTTTTAA
- a CDS encoding DNA adenine methylase — MKENPAFLKEQIITYLGNKRALLDFLGQGFKFAKKELKKDKFSFCDIFSGSGIVSRFAKAHSNFILANDLEDYSKIINKCYLSNQNEELKNHLYFFYEKLLSNLVFEKGFISELYAPKDEKRIQKNDRVFYTIENAIYLDTLRKKIEQEIPNEFKHFFIAPLLYEASVHSNTSGVFKGFYKDKNGIGKFGGEGENALKRIKGKIDLKLPIFSNFECPFVVEQKDANCLAKEIDLLDVIYLDPPYNQHPYGSNYFMLNLVANYQKPVEISQISGIPKNWNRSIYNNAKSAEDALFDLIFKLKAKIILLSYNCEGFIKKENFIKRLEKLGKCYIIEQKYNAFRGSRNLRNRALYVKEQLYILVK; from the coding sequence ATGAAAGAAAATCCTGCCTTTTTAAAAGAACAAATCATTACTTACCTTGGTAATAAAAGAGCTTTATTAGATTTTTTAGGACAAGGTTTTAAATTTGCCAAAAAAGAACTTAAAAAAGATAAATTTAGTTTTTGTGATATTTTTAGTGGTTCTGGAATTGTAAGTCGCTTTGCTAAAGCTCATTCAAATTTTATACTCGCTAATGATTTAGAAGATTATTCTAAAATTATTAATAAATGCTATCTGAGTAATCAAAACGAAGAATTAAAAAATCACCTATATTTTTTTTATGAAAAACTTTTATCAAATCTTGTTTTTGAAAAAGGTTTTATAAGCGAATTATACGCTCCAAAAGATGAAAAACGAATTCAAAAAAATGACCGAGTTTTTTATACCATAGAAAATGCTATATATTTAGATACTTTAAGAAAAAAAATTGAGCAAGAAATTCCAAATGAATTTAAACATTTTTTTATCGCGCCACTTTTATATGAAGCGAGTGTTCATTCTAATACAAGTGGAGTTTTTAAAGGATTTTATAAAGATAAAAATGGAATAGGAAAATTTGGCGGTGAAGGGGAAAATGCTTTAAAGCGTATCAAAGGTAAAATTGATTTAAAATTGCCAATATTTTCAAATTTTGAATGTCCTTTTGTTGTAGAACAAAAAGACGCTAATTGTTTAGCCAAAGAAATAGATTTGTTAGATGTGATCTATCTTGATCCACCTTACAACCAACATCCTTATGGATCTAACTATTTTATGCTTAATTTAGTTGCAAATTATCAAAAACCTGTTGAAATTTCTCAAATAAGTGGAATTCCAAAAAATTGGAATAGAAGTATTTATAATAATGCTAAAAGTGCTGAAGATGCACTATTTGATTTGATTTTCAAACTTAAAGCTAAAATTATTTTACTATCTTATAATTGCGAAGGCTTTATAAAAAAAGAAAATTTTATCAAGCGTTTAGAAAAATTAGGAAAATGTTATATTATTGAACAAAAATATAATGCCTTTAGAGGAAGTAGAAATTTAAGAAATCGTGCTCTTTATGTAAAAGAGCAATTATATATTTTAGTTAAGTGA
- a CDS encoding protein-L-isoaspartate(D-aspartate) O-methyltransferase — protein sequence MNLFEQKRCKAMAEEIAQKVFINHELFNAFCQVPREIFSPLKAHAYRLDALPLANSQWISSPLTVAKMTMALDFKDADSVLEVGCGSGYQAAILSRVIRRVFTIERIEKLAKSASETFRTLGFSNINVRFDDGQLGWPNYAPYDRILFSAYATSIPEILLDQLADGGILVAPIFHNQKQYITKITKNGLKLQKEILEECLFVPIVDGKE from the coding sequence ATGAATTTATTTGAACAAAAAAGATGTAAAGCTATGGCTGAAGAAATCGCACAAAAAGTTTTTATCAACCATGAACTTTTTAATGCCTTTTGTCAAGTACCGCGTGAAATTTTTTCTCCTTTAAAAGCACACGCTTATCGTTTAGATGCTCTACCCTTAGCAAATTCTCAATGGATTAGCTCTCCTTTAACTGTTGCTAAAATGACTATGGCGCTTGATTTTAAAGATGCTGATAGTGTTTTAGAGGTTGGTTGTGGTAGCGGCTATCAGGCTGCTATTTTAAGTCGTGTGATTCGAAGAGTTTTTACAATAGAACGTATAGAAAAATTAGCAAAAAGTGCTTCAGAAACTTTTAGAACTTTGGGATTTAGTAATATTAATGTTCGTTTTGATGATGGGCAGCTTGGATGGCCAAATTATGCACCTTATGATAGAATTTTATTTTCTGCTTATGCGACATCTATTCCAGAAATTTTGCTTGATCAGCTTGCAGATGGTGGGATATTAGTTGCTCCTATTTTTCATAATCAAAAACAATACATTACCAAAATAACAAAAAATGGTTTGAAACTACAAAAAGAAATTCTTGAGGAATGTCTTTTTGTACCTATAGTTGATGGAAAAGAATAG